Proteins encoded by one window of Aptenodytes patagonicus chromosome 11, bAptPat1.pri.cur, whole genome shotgun sequence:
- the CARMIL2 gene encoding capping protein, Arp2/3 and myosin-I linker protein 2 gives MAVSLGGIPAELQEGITTFLGTKKVVLVMSVQLQVKSKYDDYILVLTPWRAYVLPVMLPVRVHSSFSFLEVREMTVREPSLVVIETDAASYAFRFMSFDDLEQVVIHVTMSLKKVFPDSSPGTLLKNSPPNLYERIRRITDSLEEMLQSSPGPCGGFSLTYAALCDYNGFAFREEIQWDVDNIYHSQDCREFNLLDFSHLESRDMALSVAALSFNLWFTKLSCKDFRLNQEISEQLLYMLSKSVTLEELVLENSGLKADFVQRMAQALSNHPDSVLRTINLAGNQLEDRGIVAFSRHVEKSPKGLQSLSLARTMLTAKGMSTLCKALADNKAIGSSLRHLDLSGNPGTLAGDDSSNLQSLLRQCHSLSHLSLAGTDCPLDALFGALVHGCHASLVHLDLSKNVYSHKRVKTISPDIKEFFSQACALRHVSLAGTKLPADAVRALLQGLADNSHISDLHLDLSNCELRSAGAQVIQDLIPHASSISDLDLSDNGFDPDMVTLVLSIGRSKSIRHVSLGKNFNIKSKDGLLDVLHRIVQLTQEDDCPLQSLSVAESRLKLGTNVLLSALGSNTSLIALDISGNAMGDTGAKMLAKALQINTKLRTVVWDRNNTTAHGLLEVAQALERNYTLKSMPLPMSDVAQAYRSNPEKTEEAVHKLQSCLTRNQLRRTLPTQTFRLQQGILTTSSEQMVNEICLSVQKHVDILSACPGREAEADILCAEEAIRNANLSVSILPLLYEAGNTPYQNGKLQHKLECLTEEASQICGREIQAIMQAALDTAHSLCPAVVQKSGVRDQLVNAMSERIYLQDHLNLSAVLDQMITDVFSKLNEIKLSVTAAVADCIVDAVLGDLTVAQCKLAESLPKQGLDLQALLPELAEDDATAPARGRNPPDLTTEEYKMALRRKNKHFRSIRPTPTVRSVSELEPAAGRDASGLRAHRAPPSLSPAAPPARPASTKDAEPASGSLPSTQPATAATAGSLMDLPTAGEKLEHCTKARPRPNRRHKQPPSKPNVQPVACENSEDRSITRVDEGLEDFFAKRLIPEELPPTAPETCPGSTPLAPSGSRTLKKKIGNFFAFKKPKSSRGSRCEKEPEGGPTAPRSRRSMLSDILRAPSKAGEAGKPLSKSEEGGLAAEPRPEPEHCQTPDSARRIRPKYSREGKSQSLILLSGEDEDALGVRHDKKRHLEKSEGELPGSFEQRVQVMLHRIGVTKGPATEGKKQQSKDSEIKKAGSDGDIVDSSADSPPSLKARTHSMSTDAPFRSPAAAMEPSAGLAEPRPAWKALGRQLPSEPQGTSSDQPRCSFVLAEPSGLPEPRGREGWSSSLPRLGRNVPAALPRRVSHGGELGAGSPQPTLSTPPDTEDNQLTPRLAAPRGTGRRAVSVHEEQLREPECPVELGTGTVPLRLRRSPVFKRRTKHDSLPEPEGKPGPSSDAAGATPQDWPRAGLEEPQAGAGTEGERPQALAQTVANAQDSAAVDQRRPVPGRGEPALGQ, from the exons ATGGCCGTGTCCCTCGGAGGGATCCCCGCTGAGCTGCAAG AGGGCATCACCACCTTCCTGGGGACAAAGAAGGTGGTCCTGGTGATGAGCGTCCAGCTGCAGGTGAAATCCAAGTACGACGACTATATCTTG GTGCTGACGCCCTGGCGAGCCTACGTGCTGCCAGTGATGCTGCCAGTGAGG GTTCACAGCAGCTTCAGCTTCCTGGAGGTGAGGGAGATGACGGTGCGAGAGCCCAGCTTG GTTGTCATAGAAACGGATGCAGCATCTTACGCCTTCCGGTTCATGTCCTTTGATGATTTGGAGCAAGTTGTCATCCATGTCACCATGTCACTTAAGAAGGTCTTTCCAGACTCATCCCCTGG GACACTGCTCAAGAACTCCCCCCCCAACCTGTACGAGAGGATCCGGCGGATCACGGACTCGCTGGAGGaaatgctgcagagcagccccgggCCCTGCG GAGGGTTTTCGCTGACCTATGCTGCTTTATGTGATTACAACGGCTTTGCCTTCCGCGAGGAGATCCAGTGG GACGTGGACAACATCTACCACAGCCAGGACTGCCGGGAGTTCAACCTGCTGGACTTCAGCCACCTGGAGAGCCG AGACATGGCACTGAGTGTCGCCGCCTTGTCCTTCAACCTGTGGTTCACCAAGCTCTCCTGCAAGGACTTCAGGCTG AACCAGGAGATTTCGGAGCAGCTGCTCTACATGCTCAGCAAATCGGTGACGCTGGAGGAGCTGGTGCTGGAAAACAGCGGGTTGAAAGC TGACTTCGTGCAGAGGATGGCCCAGGCGCTCAGCAACCATCCCGACTCTGTCCTGCGCACCATCAACCTTGCTGGCAACCAGCTGGAAGACAGAG GGATCGTTGCCTTCAGCCGGCACGTGGAGAAGAGTCCCAAGGGTCTGCAGAGCCTCAGCTTGGCTAGGACGATGCTCACTGCCAAAG GGATGAGCACGTTGTGCAAGGCCCTCGCAGATAACAAAGCCATCGGATCCTCCCTCCGGCACTTGGACCTCTCTGGAAACCCCGGCACCCTGGCTGGGGACGACAGCAGC AATCTGCAGAGCCTCCTGCGCCAGTGCCACTCGCTCTCTCACCTCAGCCTGGCCGGCACGGACTGCCCTTTGGATGCT CTCTTTGGAGCCCTGGTCCACGGATGCCACGCCAGCCTCGTCCATCTGGATCTCTCCAAAAACGTCTACTCCCACAA GAGGGTGAAAACCATCTCCCCTGACATCAAGGAGTTTTTCAGCCAGGCCTGTGCCCTCAGGCACGTCTCCCTGGCGGGTACCAAGCTGCCAGCGGATGCTGTAAG GGCGTTGCTGCaagggctggcagacaacagtcACATCAGTGACCTGCACCTGGACCTTAGCAACTGCGAG CTGAGGTCAGCGGGGGCCCAGGTCATCCAGGATCTCATCCCTCACGCCAGCTCCATCAGTGACCTGGACTTGTCTGACAACG GCTTCGACCCCGACATGGTGACGCTGGTGCTCTCCATCGGCAGAAGCAAGTCCATTAGGCACGTCTCTCTGGGGAAAAACTTCAACATCAAATCCAA GGATGGGCTGTTGGACGTCCTGCACCGCATCGTCCAGCTCACCCAGGAGGACGACTGC CCTCTCCAGTCCCTGTCCGTGGCCGAATCGCGCCTCAAGCTGGGAACCAACGTCCTGCTGAGCGCCCTGGGCAGTAACACCAGTCTCATCGCTCTGGACATCAGCGGCAACGCCATGGGGGACACGGGGGCCAAGATGCTAGCCAAGGCCCTGCAGATCAACACGAAGCTCAG GACCGTGGTTTGGGACAGGAACAACACAACCGCCCATGGTCTCCTGGAGGTGGCTCAAGCTTTGGAGAG GAATTACACCCTCAAGTCGATGCCCTTGCCGATGAGCGACGTGGCGCAGGCGTACCGCAGCAACCCCGAGAAAACGGAGGAGGCGGTGCACAAG CTCCAGTCCTGCCTGACGAGGAACCAGCTGCGGCGCACGCTGCCCACGCAGACCTTCCGCCTGCAGCAGGGCATCCTCACCACCTCTTCCGAACAG ATGGTGAACGAGATCTGTCTGAGCGTGCAGAAGCATGTCGACATCCTCAGCGCCTGCCCGGGCAGGGAGGCGGAGGCGGACATCCTCTGCGCAGAGGAGGCCATCAGGAACGCCAACCTCTCCGTCAGT ATCCTGCCCCTCTTGTACGAAGCGGGAAACACCCCGTACCAGAACGGCAAGCTGCAGCACAAGCTGGAGTGTCTCACAGAGGAAGCATCACAGATCTGCGGCCGGGAGATCCAG GCGATCATGCAGGCGGCGCTGGACACGGCGCACAGCCTCTGCCCGGCTGTGGTGCAGAAGAGCGGGGTCAGGGACCAGCTGGTCAACGCCATGTCGGAGCGGATCTACCTCCAGGACCACCTCAACCTCAGCGCCGTCCTGGACCAGATGATCACCGATGTCTTCAGCAAGCTGAA TGAAATCAAGTTGTCCGTCACAGCTGCCGTGGCCGACTGCATCGTGGATGCCGTGCTGGGCGACCTGACCGTCGCCCAGTGCAAGCTG GCAGAGAGCCTCCCCAAGCAGGGGCTCGACCTCCAGGCGCTGCTGCCGGAGCTGGCTGAGGACGATGCCACCGCACCGGCGAGGGGCAGGAATCCTCCGGACCTCACCACGGAGGAG taCAAGATGGCCCTGCGgaggaaaaacaagcatttcaGGAGCATTCGGCCCACGCCAACCGTGAGAA GTGTCTCGGAGCTGGAGCCGGCGGCGGGTAGGGACGCCAGCGGGCTCCGAGCTCACCGGGCGCCGCCGTCACtcagccccgccgcgccgccggcacGCCCTGCCTCCACAAAGGATGCTGAGCCTGCGAGCGGCTCGCTCCCCTCCACGCAGCCTgccaccgccgccaccgccggATCCCTTATGGATCTGCCGACCGCCGGTGAGAAGCTGGAGCATTGCACCAAAGCCAGGCCCCGGCCCAACCGCCGGCACAAGCAACCTCCAAGCAAACCAAAT GTGCAGCCTGTGGCCTGTGAGAACAGCGAGGACAGGAGCATCACCCGCGTGGACGAGGGGCTGGAGGACTTCTTTGCCAAGAGGCTCATCCCAGAGGAGCTGCC CCCCACGGCTCCGGAGACCTGCCCGGGATCAACCCCTCTGGCCCCCTCCGGCTCCCGCACCCTCAAGAAGAAAATTGGGAATTTTTTTGCCTTCAAGAAACCCAAATCCAGCCGGGGCTCGAGGTGTGAGAAGGAGCCCGAGGGCGgccccactgcccccaggagCAGGCGCTCAATGCTCAGTGACATTTTACGGGCCCCCAGCAAGGCGGGCGAGGCGGGCAAACCGCTGAGTAAATCGGAGGAGGGAGGGCTCGCTGCCGAGCCCCGGCCGGAGCCCGAGCACTGCCAGACCCCCGACTCTGCCCGCAGGATCCGGCCCAAGTACTCGCGGGAGGGCAAATCCCAGTCGCTCATATTGCTGTCTGGGGAGGATGAGGATGCTCTGGGGGTCAGGCATGACAAG AAAAGGCACCTGGAGAAGAGCGAGGGGGAGCTGCCCGGCTCCTTCGAGCAACGCGTGCAGGTCATGCTCCACCGCATTGGTGTCACCAAGGGCCCGGCCACCGAGGGCAAGAAGCAGCAG AGCAAAGACAGCGAGATCAAGAAAGCCGGCTCAGATG GGGACATCGTGGACAGCTCTGCAGACTCCCCCCCCTCCCTGAAGGCCCGTACGCACTCCATGTCCACAG ACGCACCCttccgcagcccggctgctgcaATGGAGCCCAGCGCCGGCCTGGCCGAGCCCCGGCCAGCCTGGAAAGCcctggggaggcagctgccaTCCGAGCCACAGGGCACCAGCTCCGACCAGCCCCGGTGCTCCTTCGTCCTGGCCGAACCCAGCGGGCTGCCGGAGCCCAGGGGCCGggagggctggagcagcagcctGCCGCGGCTGGGGAGAAATGTGCCGGCGGCACTGCCGCGGAGGGTCAGCCACGGCGGGGAGCTGGGtgccggcagcccccagcccaccctgTCCACACCGCCTGACACTGAAG ACAACCAGCTGACACCGCGACTGGCAGCGCCACGGGGGACCGGCCGCCGAGCTGTGTCCGTCCACGAGGAGCAGCTCAGGGAGCCCGAGTGTCCAGTGGAGCTGGGAA CTG GCACCGTCCCCCTGCGCCTGCGGCGGTCACCTGTGTTCAAACGGAGGACCAAGCACGACTCCCTCCCGGAGCCAGAGGGCAAGCCTGGACCGTCCTCGGATGCCGCAG GTGCCACGCCACAGGACTGGCCCCGTGCCGGGCTGGAGGAGCCGCAGGCTGGAGCGGGCACTGAAGGCGAGCGGCCACAAGCCCTGGCACAAACTGTTGCGAATGCACAAGACTCAGCAGCCGTAGACCAAAGACGCCCGGtgccgggccggggggagccaGCCCTGGGACAGTGA